Below is a genomic region from Nitratidesulfovibrio sp..
TGTTGCCGGTAATGAAAACGATGCGAAGGTAGACGCCAGGGCCTCGCTAGCAAGTGTTGCAGCAATGAAAGTAACGTACGCACTGCTGGTGAAGAAGGATAGCGCCGGGGTGCCGCTGCGTGACATGGCGCGATGGGCGGGGGTGTCGCTTGGTAGCGTGGCTGCCGTGTACAAGGAATTGCGGGCGCAGGGGTTCCTGCGCGTGCGCGGTGGCCCTGATGGGGAAACCCGTGATCTGCTTGGCATGCAGCGTCTTTTTGACCGCTGGATAGCCGGATACGAGGACAGGCTGAGGCGAAAGCTTGTCGTCGGGGTATACAGGACGGCGGGAGGGGCGGTGGCTGAATTGCCGGAACGCCTGGCTGGGGGAAGGGGGGAAGGTATCCTGATCGGCGGGGAGTTGGGGGCGACCTTGCTTGAACGGGGCATACTGCATCCTGGCGCCGCAACATTGCATATTCCGGACACGATAGTCGACGCACGGAAGTTGGCGGTGCAACTCCGGCTGATTCCGGACAAGGGGGGGAATGTCACGTTCCTGAAGACGTTCGGTGATCTCAATGGGGGCGGAGGGGAGAAGGGATACCCGGAACTGGTCAATCCCCTATTGTTGTATGCGGAACTGCTCCGGATCAATGACCCGCGTACAAGAGAATTCACGGAGAAATTCCACAGCGCCAGGATAAAGGGGGTGTATGAAGCATGATCGAGCAAGGGGAGTACGAGGCTCTGCGCGATTTCGTGGGTGTTGCGGAAGGGCGACAGGTACCGTTTGTCCTGATTGGGGCCGGGGCACGGCTGCTGCTCATCGACTGGAAGGACAATGTGTATGACAGGCGCCGTACAGAGGATTGGGACTTTGGCGTCCAGTTGGCTGACTGGAGTGCTTTTGGCGGATTGCATGCGGCATTGCTGGGGTCTGGAAATTTCGCAGCCTGCAATGTTATGCATAGGGTAAAGCACCATTCGGGCGTCACGGTGGATTTTGTGCCTTTTGGCGACATTGAGAAGCCGGAAGGGGTCGTGACATGGCCGGATAGCGCGGTAATGACCGTGTGTGGATTCCCGGAGGCGATGCGGCACGCGAAACGTATTGATGTCGGACATGGCGTGAGCGTGCCCATTGTGACGGTGCCGGGCTTCGTTCTGCTGAAACTGTTTTCGTTCAGTGAACGTTGCGGCAATGATAAGGCAAAGGACCTTCAGGATATTCACTATGCGGTCAGTTGCTACGGAACAGGTCGGGAAGAAAGGATATTTGACGAGTTGAGCGACATGCTGGCGCAAGGCGCGCTGGGTTTTGACCGCGCGGGCGCATACCTGCTCGGAAAGGATGTGGCGGGCATTGCCCAAGCTGGTACTTTGAGCAAGGCGCTGGGGATTCTTGGGGGAATGTGCGGAGATGGTGTTACGCTGGATTCTCTGGTTTCATGCGGCACCATGGGCGAAGGCGAGGAAATTGCGGAAAGGACAAATGTTTACGCGCTGTTTGCCGCCTTCAAGAATGGTATTGAAGAATGCGGCAACCTTGTTGCAATGGCCGGGTAATGGAATGATCACTTTGAATGGAGGGAGGTGTCGGCTCACACGCCGTTGCAACGCGATGCAAAACGGCCCGCGCTTCACGAGAAGCACGGGCCGCGTCATTTGAACAAGGGACCGAGCGGGTGCCCTACAACCCGCCGCGCGCGGCGATGTGCCGGGTCAGTTCCGCGAACACGCCGTCGATGTCGAGGGCGGTGGTGTCCACCGTCACGGCGTCGTTGGCGGGGCGTAGCGGGGCCACGGCGCGGTTGCGGTCCATGTCGTCGCGTTCGCGGATCTGGGCGGCAATGGTGGCAAGGTCGGCGGGCTGGCCCTGCGCTTCCAGTTGCTGGCAGCGGCGGCGGGCGCGTTCCTCCGGCGTGGCGTCCAGGAAGAACTTGTGGCGCGCCGCGGGAAACACCACGGTGCCCATGTCGCGGCCTTCCACCACCAGGGCGCACGAGGCCCCCAGCGCCTGCTGTGCGGCCTTCAGCCGTTCGCGTACCACCGGCAGGGTGGCGATGCGCGAGGCCAGCGCGGCCACTTCCTCGGTGCGGATTTCCTCGCCCACGGGCACGCCGTTGCAGGACAGCACGGAAGCGCCGCCCGCGCCGGACAGCGCGAAGCAGAAGCCTTCCAGCCGGGCGCGCAGGTCGCCTTCCGGCAGTTCATGCGCGCCGGGCCCCAGCTTCCAGGCCAGGGTGCGGAACATGGCCCCGGTGTCCAGATAGGCCACGCCCAGCGCGTCGGCCAGCCGTTTGGCCAGGGTGGTCTTGCCCACGCCCGCCGGGCCGTCCAGGGTGACCACCGGGACGACGGGGGATGCGGCGGGCGAAGCGTTGGCGGCAGCGGCCTTGCCCGCGCAGGAACAGGCGCGACAGGTATCAGGCATGGGCCATGATCTCCCCGGCAGCCTTCAGGAACGCCGCGTTCTCGTCCGGGCTGCCCACGCTGACGCGCAAAAGGTCCGGCAGGCCATAGCTTTTCAGCGGGCGGATGATGATGCCGCGCCGCAGCAGTTCCTCGAACAGGTGCGCCGCGCTCTTGCAGGACGGGGCCGGGCGGAACATCACGAAGTTGGCCTTGCTGGGGTACACGTGGCAGCCCTGCGCGGTCAGCCCCGCCGTCAGTGCGGCGCGCCCCTCGCTGGTCACGCGCAGGGTTTCGGCGCGGAACACGTCATCCGACAGCGCGGCCAGTCCTGCCTCTTCGGCCAGAATGTTCACGCTGAACGGCAGCCGCACCCGGCGCAGGTAGTCGGCCAGTTGGACGGGCAGGATGCCGTAGCCAAGGCGCAGCCCGGCCAGCCCGAAACTCTTGGAAAAGGTGCGCAGCACGGCCAGGTTGGGGAATTCGTCGATGCGCCCCAGCAGCGAGTGGCCCGCCTCGTCCCCGCAGAAATCCATGTACGCCTCGTCCACCACCAGCAGGCAGCCGGGGGGCAGGGCGTGGGCCAGCCGTTCCAGGTCGGCCACGGGCGGGCAGAAGCCGGAGGGGTTGTCCGGCGTGGTCACGAAGACCACGGCGGTGGCTTCGTCCACCAGCGCCAGCAGGCCGTCCCAGTCGAAGGAAAAGTCCGCCGCCAGCGGCGCCTGCCGAAACTCCACACCCGCAAGGCGGGTTTGCAGTTCATAGATGCTGAAGCACGGGTTGAACGCCACCACGTTGTGCACGCCGGGCACGGCTCGTACCCGCACGATGAGGTCGATGATCTCGTCCGATCCGTTGCCCGCCACCACGCGTTCGGCGGGCACGCCGTGATGCGCGGCGATGGCCGCCGTCAGGCGCGGGTTGCCGGACTGGGCATAGCGGAAGGCCAGGTTCGCCTTGTGGCGCAGGGTGTGCTGGACCACCGGCGAGGTGCCCAGCGGATTTTCGTTGCTGGCCAGTTTGATGACGTGCGCAAGGCCGTACCTGTCGCGGATTTCGTCGATGGACAGGCCGGGGGTGTACGGCTTGAATCCGCACACTTCGGGACGCACGGCGCTGGGCGAGGCCAACTGAAGGTCCGTGGGGGCGCCTGTGTCGGTACCGGTCGCGGCGGACGTGTCGGCTGATTTGACGGCACACATGAGGGAACGTGCTCCTTCGTTGGGGCGCGGCGGGGCGGGGTGCGCCCGCCGTCGCGGAAGACCCCTCAGATAGTCCAAGGCGCCCGCACTGCGCAAGAGGCGGCGCGCAGCCGGGGTGTGCCAGCCCTTGCCCTGCGTGCGCGGTCCCTGCCTCCCCTGCACCGGACGCATGCCATGCCCGGCCCCTTGCCCCCTTGCCCCCTTGCCGCTGTCCGTCGGGTGCGTGTATCGTGAAGAATGGCCGCGTGACCGCACGCGGCATGTACTCCTGGATTGGCGGCAAGCGGCCCGCGACCGGGACGATTTTCGTCGGATACTCACGGGACAGCATATACGGAGGCGGACATGATCGGCCGAAACGATACGGACAGGTTTGCGCGCGGTACCGGCAGGCCCCGCGTGGTCATCGTGGGCGGCGGCTTTGGCGGGCTGTGGGCGGCGCGGCGTCTGGCACGGTCGGGCCGGGTGGACGTGGTGCTGGTGGACCGCAACAACTATCACACCTTCCTGCCGTTGCTGTACCAGGTGGCGGCGGCGGAGATCGAGCCGGAGCAGATCGCCTATCCCCTGCGCGGGGTGTTCCGGAGGCAGCAGCGGGTCAGCGTGGCGCTGGCGGACGTGCGCGGCGTGGACGCGGCACGCCGGGTGCTGCACACCGACGGGCCTGATATTCCCTACGACCATCTCATCCTTGCGCCCGGCAGCCTTACCTCGTTCTTCGGGGTGCCGGGTGCGGCAGAGAACGCCTACACCCTGAAATCGCTGGAAGACGCGGTGCGGCTGCGCAACCACATCCTGGCCTGCTTCGAGCGGGCCAGCCTGACGGAGGACCCAGCCCGGCGCGCCGCGCTGCTCACCTTCACCGTGGTGGGCGGAGGCCCCACCGGGGTGGAATTCGCCGGTGCACTGGCGGAACTGGTGCGCACCCCGCTGGCGCGCGACTTTCCGGAACTGGCGGGCAAGACGCCCCCGCGCATCGTGCTGCTGGAGGTGGCGGACGGCCTGCTGACCGGCTTTCCCGAACAGTTGCGCACCTATGCCCGCGACCGGCTGGCCCTGATGGGCGTGGAAGTGCGCACCAGGGCCGGGGTGGCCGAGGTTGGCCCCACCGACGTGCGCCTGGGCGAGGGGCTGCGCATCGCCACCTGCACCGTGGCCTGGACCGCCGGGGTGCGCGGGCACGACGTTGCCGCCGCCATGGGCCTGCCCGTGGGGCGTGGCGGGCGCGTGCCGGTGCTGCCCACGCTTCAGGTGGACGGACACCCGGAAATCCACGTGGTGGGCGACCTTGCGCTGCCGGATGGGCAGAACCCGCCCATGATCGCCCCCAACGCCACCCAGCAGGGCCGCCACGCGGCGGCCAACGTGCTGCGCCTGTTGCAAGGGGGCAAGGCCAAGCCTTTCCGCTACCGGGACAAGGGGGCCATGGCCACTATCGGGCGGCAGGCGGCGGTGGTGCGGCTGGGGCGTTTTGCCTTTTCCGGGCTGGGTGCGTGGGTGCTGTGGCTGTTCGTGCACCTGGCCTATCTGATCGGTTTCCGCAACCGGCTGTTCGTGCTGGTGAACTGGGCGTGGGACTACCTGTTTTTCGAACGGTCGGTGCGGCTCATCCTGCCGCGCGTGGCCATGGATGATGCGGTGTGCGAGGCCCCGCCGGAAGTGGCGGAAGCAACTGATGCCGGGGACGCGGGTCCGGGAGGCTCGGGGGATTCCGCCGGGACGTAAACGCCACGCAGGCGGGCCTTCCGTCCGGATCGTGCCTCCGGCAGGGGGCTGAAGAAACGGGAAAAGGGCCGCCGCGAACTGTTCGCGACGGCCCTTGCTCTTGCCTTCTTGCTGCTGTTCCTTGCCGCACCCGGCGGTGCCGTGGCGTCCGGCACACGGGCAGGTGCGGTCAGGCCACCGGAGTCGCGCGGGCCGAAGCCGCACGGACCAACCAAGAGGCCCGAAGCCGTTCAGCCCGGAACTACGCCGAAGGGCGGATGGTCAGCACTGGCTGGCGGGCGCTCTTGACCACCTTTTCCGCCACCGAGCCGAACAGGATGCGGTCCAGGCCCTTGCGGCCATGGGTGCCCATGATGATCACGTCCGCGCCTTCCTTGTCCGCGATGCCCAGGATTTCTTCCGCCGCATAGCCGGTGACGATGCGGCCTTCGGCCTTGATGCCCGGAAAGTTTTCGGCCACGAACGATTCCATGGCCTTTTCCGCGCCGGAAACGATTTCGCCCACGAAGTTCTCGATGGAGTTCGGCGGCACGTGAAAGCCCACGTACTGGCTGAGCGAGGGCGCTGCGTACAGCACCACCACCGATCCGCCGGTCATCTTGGCGAGAGAGGCGGCATATTCGGCGACATCCTTGCTGTGCTCGGAAAAGTCCACCGCGCAAAGAATCTTCTTGAAGTCCTTCATGGTGTTTCTCCCAGGTTACGGGTTCCGTGCCCCTCGCGGGGCCGGGTGGCAGTCTGAACCTCTTCGTATACTTACAGTATGCCTTGAGGGCGAAATAGACAAGGGTCGATTTGATGCGTAGTGTTGCCTTGTGGGCAAGCCGTGCCGCCCGGCAGCTTTTTCCCGCCTTTCGCGCCGTTGCAAGCCCGTTGTGCTGGGGGTGGGCCAGAAATTTCAGCATGTTGCGCGCGTGGCCCCCGTGGCAGGGTTCTTGCTTGACCACGGGCGTACCCTGCATGCACGACATGCGCTACATCCCTGACATGGGGGACGTCATGAAGATCGGCACGGAACAACTGGAGGCCCTGCAACGGCAGGAGTCGACGCAACGAAAGAGCACCGGCGGCGCCAATGCCGTCGGCGACTTCGGCGCGCTGCTCTCGCAAGAGCTTGGCGGAACCGAATCGGCGCAGTCCGCTGCGTCGGTGGTGCCGCCGGGGGCCGCGGGCATCGACCCGCTGCTCATGGTTTCGTCCGTGGATGGTGTTGACGCCACTGCGGATTCGACCGGCCTCGACCAGGCCATGGAGCAACTGGACGGTCTGCTGAACAACTGGGACGCCTATGCCCGCGAACTGGGGCAGGGGACGTCAACCGGAGGACTGCGTGATGCGTACTCGATGCTGCAAGGCATCGACAGTTCGCTGCGTGACCTGAAGCAGACCATGCCCAACCTTTCCGACCACGAAGGGCTCGCGGCCGTGGTCAACGAACTCGAAGTGATGGCCGCCACGGAGAAGTTCAAGTTCAACAGGGGCGATTACGCCTCGTAGGGCTGTCGCCGCCATGGTCCTTTTGCCCTCTGCCTGCGTCAGAATGTTTTTTGTTCCGGTCGAATACGATAAGAGTATGCTCCCGTAACAAAAAAGCTTTCTTCCTTGGCAGAGAACAAAAATCCTCATGGCGGTAAAAGTCTGGGCGTATCGTTTTTTTTTGCGGGGATCCCCTGCGGAAGAATCCTGAGTTGCCTTGATGCCATGCCCGCGTTCGCTTCGGCGGGGGCAGGACATGGCCAGCGGCATGAACGTCGCGCCTTCGGGCGCGGCGTTTTTCATTTTTTTGCAGGGAGATACGAAGAACAGGACGCAGACGGGAAAGGGTAAATTCAAACAGGCGGCATCGAAAGCGGCATCGGCAATGGCGGCATGGGCCGCTTGCGGGGTGGGTGACCGGCCTGGGGCCTGCCGGGCGGAAGCCGGTTCGTCGGGCAGGGGTCGGGACGGGGGACATGGCCCACGCCATTGTCGCATCTGGCGGTCACGTGCGCGTGACGTCCGCTTCACGCCCGCGTCAGGCTTGGGCGGGCAGTACCGCCAGGGGGGTGTACACCGGGTGGGTGCCGCCAAGGTCGCTGCGCCACAGCACCATTTCGCGTACGGTGCAGTCTGGCCATGGCGATGCGGCGCGGCTGGTTGGAGCGCGGTTGATCCGGGTGTCGATGGCGGCCAGCAGGGCGTCGCGCGCGTCTGTCATCGCCCGGGGGGAATACAGGCGGGGCGGGGATGCCGATTCGCCGTCGCGACATGCGGCACCGTGGCGCTCGCCGTCGCGTCGGGCCTCGCGCACTCGGGCCAGGGTAAGGTGCGGGGCAAAGGGCCGGTCCTCCGGCGCGAACCCCAGGCGAACAAGGGCCGCGTTGACCGCCCCGGCCAGGGCCGCGCATTCCGGTGCGCCACGCGCCAGCCCCAGCCACAACACACGCGGAACCCCCCGGGCCGGGAACACCCCCGCCTTGCCCACGGCCAGTTGCAGGGGCGCAAAGCTGATGGTTCGCAGTGCGTCCGCCACCTCGGCGCAGCGGGGGACGGGCATGTCGCCCAGAAAACGCAGGGTCAGGTGCCAGTTGCCGGGGGGCGTCCAGCGCAGGCGGCGCAGCAGATCGGCCAGTGCCGGGGCGTGCGCGTCGGGGCCGGTCGTGTCGGCGTCGGCGCAGGGCGCGTGCAGGTCGGTGCGCAGTGCGGCCAGGCGGTCCTGCCATTGCGGGGGCAGGGGCAGCCCCACGAAGCAGCGGATCGGGCGGTTCGAATCCGCGCCGGACCCGTCAGGATTCGCGGGTGCGCCGCGCCAGGTCTTTCCCTGCGCCGTTCGCGTGTCCCCGGTCATGGTGTTCCCCTGTTCGTGACGTGTCCCTGCGGATGACGTGTCCTTGCGGATGACGTGTCCCTGCGCATGGCGTGTTGTCGGTGCCCGCGCAGGTTGCCTGTCCGGTCACCCGTTCGGCAACACGTCTGGCAGCACGTCCAGCAGCATTTCCACTGCGGCATCCACCGTGGCGTTGCGCACGGCGGCCCTGTCGCCGGAAAACAGAAAGCGCCGGGCCTGCACGTTCTCTCCATCGGCCACGGCCACCCACACCGTGCCCACGGGTTTTTCCGGGGTGCCGCCATCTGGACCGGCCACCCCGGAAACGGCCACGGCAAGGCGGGCACCGGTCAGGCGGCGTACCCCGGCGACCATGGCGCGCACCACCGGCTCGCTCACCGCGCCGTGGGCGGCCAGCAGGTCCGGGGCCACTCCCAGCACGTCGCGCTTCACCTCGTTGGCATAGGCCACCACCCCCCCGGTGAACCACGTGGAACTGCCCGGCACATCGGTGCAGCGGGCCGCGATAAGCCCGCCGGTGCACGATTCCGCCGTGGCCAGTGTGGCCCCCCGGGCAGCCAGGCTCTGGCCCAGCAACCGGACGCGGGCGTGCGTGTCGCTGGGCGATGGCATGACTGAGCCAGCCGGGCCAGCCGGGCCAGACATGCCAGACGGGCCAGACATGCCAGCCGGGCCAGCCTGTTCAGGCGGGGTGGTATCGGATGAATGCTGCGGGCAAGGCATGGCGAACGGCGTGGTGGGCATCTTGTCTCCGGTGCATGGGGGCAGGCGGTGCGGCATGCACCGCCCCTTCCGCCCGGCTACCACCGAGGAAACGGTTCCGGCAAGGGGCAGGCTTGCTACGGGCTGCGCGCGCTGCTACTCTGATGGCCGACCAGCAGTCATGGAGATGCGATGACCGACCAGCGTGAGGAAATGGTTTCGGCCCTGCAGGACGAAGTGCTCAGCGAAATGGCCGAGACCTTCTTTTCCGCCCGCAAGGCCGTGGATGAAGAGATGGAACTGTTCCGCTCGCGCGAGGAGGAACTGCGCCGGGCCTCCCGGCGTGCCCTGTGCCATGCCGGATGGCTGGCGGAGCTGCTTACCGGGGCGGACATGGCCGGGCAGTTGTGGCACGCCCTGGGGGTGCCCGTGGACTTCATGCAACTGGCGGGCGGCACGGAGGCCTGCCCGCATCGCGACGTGCCCTTTGCCTGGACCCGTTCCGGCCGGTACGAAAAGCTGCTGCTGGACGTGTACGAGGACACCTGGCGCGCCTTCGACGAGTATGTCAACGGCGTTGCCGCCACCGTGCCGGGAAGGACGGGCAAGGTGCGCAGGCTGGGCTATCGGCGGTATCGCCAGTGGGCGGCAGAGATCAACCGCATGGTGGACAAGGCCAACCGCGACCATTCACCCTCGTGCGTGCTGGGCATGGCCCGCGCACTGGACGTGGAAGGGCAGGAAAAGCTGAAGGTGGCGGGCAGCGGCATGGAAGGGTACTCGTGCGCGCTGGACGCCACGCTGGCCCTGCCCCGTCTGGACGAGAGCGTGCCCCAACTGCCGGACCTGCCGGATCTGCCGGCGCCCGCCACGGCGGCGCGCAGCCTGCGTGCCCTGGCGCGCCGCATCTGGCGTGAACGGCGGGACCGGGCGACCGCGGCATTGGCCCGCGTGGAGCAGTCACAGGCATGACATTTTTCGCGGGCACACTTTGGGCTGCCCCCCGGTCAGCCTGACACCCGATCTTGCGCCTATCCCGGCGACTGGTTGTTCCAGCGCCCGGACAGGCACGGTGGAATCACGGAGAGGGGACGCATGGTCGGTATGGGGCAGGCCGTGCGTCCGATGCACATCAGACGACACGCCGCGCGCAGGGGCCGCGCGTGGCGATGTCATGCAGGAGGGGAACACGGATGGAAGCGAAACAGCAGGACGCCGCACCCGCAGCCAAGACCGGCGGCGAGCGCAGGCGCGCCGCCCGCGTGGCCGGACGGTACAAGGGGCGCATCGAGATTTCCGGGTACGGCTTCACGGTGATGACCTGGGACGTCAGCCTTACCGGCGCGCGGTGCGCCGTGCGCGGCAAGTTTCCCGAAGGCACCGTGTGCACGCTGTTCGTGCAGAACGCCAAGGGTGAGGAGATGGGGCTGCCCGCCCGCGTGGTGCGCGGCACCGGCAACGACGTGCGGCTGAGTTTTTCGGCGGTGTCGCCCGAGGCCAACGCCTTTTTGCGGGCGCTCACCGGTTTGACGTAGCACGTCGGAATGCTCCGGGCCGCCCTCCGTGGGCCGTAACGAGCAGGGCGCGCGGCATGTCCGCGCGAAAGGAGAGCGGCGCATGCGCGTGCTGGCGGCAGACATTGGCGGCACCAACAGCCGCTTTGCCCTGTACGAGACGGACGGGCTGGCGCGCGGCGACGTGCCGCGCCCGCAAGACCACCTGTGCGGGGTGCGTCTGCCCACCGCGCGTGCGGCGTCCTTTGCCGATCTGCTGCGCCGGGCCGCCGCCGAGGAGCCAAGGTTGTTCGCGCCCCCACAAGCTTCTGGGGCGGATGCTTCGGGCGCGGGCGCCATGCCCCCGGCACTGCTGGTGCTGGCCGTGGCGGGACCGGTGCGCGACGGGCGCAGGTGCGCGCCGCCCAACATCCCCTGGGCGGTGGACCTGGACGACCCGGCGCTGCGTGCG
It encodes:
- a CDS encoding type IV toxin-antitoxin system AbiEi family antitoxin, coding for MESKENSIIRRCVEQLKAVAGVDVTGQVAEFALDRGFDLALDVSGKGATAARYIVEVKTRFNKMSFELIRQRFLLVGGEGARPLLFADFISRKLAEQCRAEGVEFVDSVGNMFINLDWLKVYVAGNENDAKVDARASLASVAAMKVTYALLVKKDSAGVPLRDMARWAGVSLGSVAAVYKELRAQGFLRVRGGPDGETRDLLGMQRLFDRWIAGYEDRLRRKLVVGVYRTAGGAVAELPERLAGGRGEGILIGGELGATLLERGILHPGAATLHIPDTIVDARKLAVQLRLIPDKGGNVTFLKTFGDLNGGGGEKGYPELVNPLLLYAELLRINDPRTREFTEKFHSARIKGVYEA
- the cmk gene encoding (d)CMP kinase, which encodes MPDTCRACSCAGKAAAANASPAASPVVPVVTLDGPAGVGKTTLAKRLADALGVAYLDTGAMFRTLAWKLGPGAHELPEGDLRARLEGFCFALSGAGGASVLSCNGVPVGEEIRTEEVAALASRIATLPVVRERLKAAQQALGASCALVVEGRDMGTVVFPAARHKFFLDATPEERARRRCQQLEAQGQPADLATIAAQIRERDDMDRNRAVAPLRPANDAVTVDTTALDIDGVFAELTRHIAARGGL
- the hisC gene encoding histidinol-phosphate transaminase, which encodes MCAVKSADTSAATGTDTGAPTDLQLASPSAVRPEVCGFKPYTPGLSIDEIRDRYGLAHVIKLASNENPLGTSPVVQHTLRHKANLAFRYAQSGNPRLTAAIAAHHGVPAERVVAGNGSDEIIDLIVRVRAVPGVHNVVAFNPCFSIYELQTRLAGVEFRQAPLAADFSFDWDGLLALVDEATAVVFVTTPDNPSGFCPPVADLERLAHALPPGCLLVVDEAYMDFCGDEAGHSLLGRIDEFPNLAVLRTFSKSFGLAGLRLGYGILPVQLADYLRRVRLPFSVNILAEEAGLAALSDDVFRAETLRVTSEGRAALTAGLTAQGCHVYPSKANFVMFRPAPSCKSAAHLFEELLRRGIIIRPLKSYGLPDLLRVSVGSPDENAAFLKAAGEIMAHA
- a CDS encoding NAD(P)/FAD-dependent oxidoreductase — its product is MIGRNDTDRFARGTGRPRVVIVGGGFGGLWAARRLARSGRVDVVLVDRNNYHTFLPLLYQVAAAEIEPEQIAYPLRGVFRRQQRVSVALADVRGVDAARRVLHTDGPDIPYDHLILAPGSLTSFFGVPGAAENAYTLKSLEDAVRLRNHILACFERASLTEDPARRAALLTFTVVGGGPTGVEFAGALAELVRTPLARDFPELAGKTPPRIVLLEVADGLLTGFPEQLRTYARDRLALMGVEVRTRAGVAEVGPTDVRLGEGLRIATCTVAWTAGVRGHDVAAAMGLPVGRGGRVPVLPTLQVDGHPEIHVVGDLALPDGQNPPMIAPNATQQGRHAAANVLRLLQGGKAKPFRYRDKGAMATIGRQAAVVRLGRFAFSGLGAWVLWLFVHLAYLIGFRNRLFVLVNWAWDYLFFERSVRLILPRVAMDDAVCEAPPEVAEATDAGDAGPGGSGDSAGT
- a CDS encoding universal stress protein, with product MKDFKKILCAVDFSEHSKDVAEYAASLAKMTGGSVVVLYAAPSLSQYVGFHVPPNSIENFVGEIVSGAEKAMESFVAENFPGIKAEGRIVTGYAAEEILGIADKEGADVIIMGTHGRKGLDRILFGSVAEKVVKSARQPVLTIRPSA
- the thpR gene encoding RNA 2',3'-cyclic phosphodiesterase; the encoded protein is MTGDTRTAQGKTWRGAPANPDGSGADSNRPIRCFVGLPLPPQWQDRLAALRTDLHAPCADADTTGPDAHAPALADLLRRLRWTPPGNWHLTLRFLGDMPVPRCAEVADALRTISFAPLQLAVGKAGVFPARGVPRVLWLGLARGAPECAALAGAVNAALVRLGFAPEDRPFAPHLTLARVREARRDGERHGAACRDGESASPPRLYSPRAMTDARDALLAAIDTRINRAPTSRAASPWPDCTVREMVLWRSDLGGTHPVYTPLAVLPAQA
- a CDS encoding CinA family protein; this translates as MPTTPFAMPCPQHSSDTTPPEQAGPAGMSGPSGMSGPAGPAGSVMPSPSDTHARVRLLGQSLAARGATLATAESCTGGLIAARCTDVPGSSTWFTGGVVAYANEVKRDVLGVAPDLLAAHGAVSEPVVRAMVAGVRRLTGARLAVAVSGVAGPDGGTPEKPVGTVWVAVADGENVQARRFLFSGDRAAVRNATVDAAVEMLLDVLPDVLPNG
- a CDS encoding PilZ domain-containing protein, with amino-acid sequence MEAKQQDAAPAAKTGGERRRAARVAGRYKGRIEISGYGFTVMTWDVSLTGARCAVRGKFPEGTVCTLFVQNAKGEEMGLPARVVRGTGNDVRLSFSAVSPEANAFLRALTGLT